In Roseicyclus marinus, the genomic window CGGGCGACGGCGGCCGCGCGCAGCGCCAAGGCCTCGCGCGCGCGGTCCATCCGCTTTGCGCTTTCGGCCAGCCCCTGGGCGGTCAGGCCGAGATCGGCGAGTGCGGCCAGCGCGCGGCGGGCGCGCACCCGGTCGAAGCGGGGATCGTCGTTGGAGGGATCGTCGACGAAGGGCAGGCGCAGGGTCCGGGCGTAATGGCGCAGATCGGCGCGGGAGATGTCGAGAAGCGGGCGCACCTGCCAAAAGCCCATGCCCTGCGGGCGGCGCAGGGGGGCCATGGAAGAGAGCCCCTCCACCCCCGAGCCGCGGACAAGGCGCATCAGGAGGGTTTCGGCCTGATCGTCGAGGGTATGGGCGAACAGGACATGTTCGATGCCGCCGCGCCAGTCCTCGATCAGGCGCAGGCGGGCGGAGCGGGCGGCGTCCTGAAGGTTGCCGGTGCCGTCCCAGTGCCAGCGCAGGGTGGCATGGGGATGGCCAAGGGCCGCGCATTCGGCAGCGACCATCGCGGCCTCGGCGGCGCTGGCCGCGCGCAGGCCGTGGTCGATGGTGACGACATGAAGGCCGATCCCCATGACGCGGGCCCAACCATGGGCAAGGGCCAGCATCGCCATGCTGTCGCCCCCGCCCGAGACGGCAAGCGCGAGATGGGGCGGGAAATCGGGGCCAAGGAGCGCCCCCATGCTGGCGGCGAAGCGGGCCTCGAGGCTGTCTTGGATGTCGGGCGTCACGAACAGCCGAGACGCAGCCGGGCGGCCTCCGCCTCGGGGATGGCGGGATCGCCGGGGTAGCGCAGGCCGACCTCGCCCAGGGTCAGGCAGGCCTCGTCCGTCTGGCCAAGTTCACCCAGCGAGATGCCGAGATTGACGAGGGAGGCGGGGGCGCGGGGACCTTCGGGATTGGCGGTGAAGGCGTCGAGATAGGCACGGGCGGCGCGGCTCCAGCTGCCTTGTTCGGCTTCGGCCCGGCCGCGCAGGAAATGCGCCTCGGCACTCAAGGGGCCGCCGGGATAGGTCTGGGTGAAGGCTTCGAACAATTGGGCGGCGGCGGCGTAATCGCCGCTTTCATAGGCCGCGAGCGCGCGTTCGTAATCGCCGCGTTCGGCCACGGCGAGATTGGCGCCGCCGGTGGGCTGGCTGGGCGTGATGGGGGCGGCGGGCGCGGCATCGGCGGTGCCGCCGCCAAGGCGGGGCGTATCCCCGAGGCTGGAGATGTCGCAGTCGGTTTCCAGCTCGCAGAGGCGGAATTCGAGATCGCCCACGCGGTTGGTGCCGTCGGTGACGATGCGGTCGACGCGGATCTGGAGATCTTCGGTCAGGCTGGTGAGGCGGCGCAATTCGGCCTCGATCGCGTCGACGCGCGACAGGAGGGTGCCGCCGCCCGAGGGGGCCGTGGCCCCGCCGGTCGTGTTCAATTCGCCGCGCAGGCGCTGGATCTCGACGAAGAGGACCGAAAGCTCCTGACGGATGTCGGCGAGCGTCTGCGCGCGGTCCTGCGCCCAGGCGGGGGGCGCGGCAAGACCGAGGCAGAGGGCAAGGACCGGGCCGAGAGCCAGCGCGCGGCGCATGGGATCAGACCCCGGCGCCGGCCGAAAGCACCGTCACGGCGCGGCGGTTCTGCTGGTAGCAGCTTTCGTTCGAGCAGATCTCGATCGGGCGTTCCTTGCCGTAGCTGACGGTGGACAGGCGACTGTCGGGCACGCCCTGCGACACGAGGTAGTCGCGCACGGCCGAGGCGCGGCGCGCCCCGAGGGCGAGGTTGTATTCGCGGGTGCCCTGTTCGTCGGCATGCCCTTCGATCAGGGCGCGGTATTCGGTGTTGGCCAGAAGCCACTGGGCCTGGGCCGAGAGGATCGACTGCGCCTCGATGCTGAGGGTGGATTGGTCCACGGCAAAGAGCACGCGGTCACCCACGGATTGGTTGAAGAAGGCGATGGAGGTCGGGTCGGAGGCGGTGCCCGCCCCGCCCTGGCCGTTGAAGCCGCCCGCGCCGTCATTCAGCCCGCCACGGGCACAGGCCGAGACGGAAAGGGCGACAATGAGAAGGAGGGCGGCGCTGCGCAGGGAAAAGGTCATGATGCTCGGGTCCTGTTGTTCTTTGGGTCAGTGTAGCATGGGCCGGGAGGCGCAGTCCATGCGGGGTTGGGGGCGAAACTCAGGGAAGGCGGGGCGACCAGGACGGGTCCGACGCCATGCCGGGCGTGGCCACGCGTTGCAGGTTGCGGCCCGAGATGTCGACGGAATAGACGGCGGGCGCGCCATCGGTCCCGGCGGTTTCGCGGGTGAACATCAACACGCGCCCGTTGGGGGCCCAGGTCGGGCCCTCGTCGAGGAAGGAGGCGGTCAGGAGCCGTTCCTCGGAGCCGTCGGTGCGCATGACGCCGATGTGGAAGCGCCCGGCCTCTTGCTTGGTGAAGGCGATGTAATCGCCACGCGGCGACCAGACGGGCGTGCCGTAGCGGCCCGTGCCGCGGCTGATGCGGGCAGGCTCGCCGCCGGCTGCGGGCATGACGTAGATCTGCTGCCCGCCGGTGCGGTCGCTCTCGAAAACCATCCGGCTGCCATCGGGCGAGAAGGAGGGCGCGGTTTCGATGGAGGGGGCGTTGGTCAGCTGGGTGCGCGCGCCGCCGCCCACCGCGACACGGTAGATGTCGGAATTGCCGCCCTGTTCCATCGAGAACACGACCGAGCCGCCATCCGGGGTGAAACGGGGCGAGAAGGTCATGTTGCCCGCCGACACGGCCTCGAGCGGGCGGGGTTGGAGATTGGCCACATCCATCAGGTAGACGCGGGGTTGGCCGCTTTCGTAGCTGGTGTAGATGATCCGGTCGCCATTGGGGCTGAAGCGCGGCGCCAGCACGAGGTTGCGGCTGTCGGTCAGGAACTGGACGTTGGCCCCGTCGTAATCCATCAGCGCGATGCGCTTGAGGCGGGCGTTCTTGGGCCCTTCTTCGTGGACGAAGACGACGCGGGTGTCGAAATAGCCGGTTTCGCCGGTGATCCGTTCATAGACCTGATCGGCCACGTTATGGGCCATGCGCCGCCAGCCGTCGCGGGAACCGACGAATTGCAGCCCCTCGCCCAAGGGCTGCTGGCTGAACACGTCGAAGAGGCGGAATCGCACGATGAGACGGCCGCCCTGTTCCTCGACCTCGCCCACGATGAGGGCCTGCGCGTTGATCGCCTGCCAATCGGGATAGAGGATCGGCGCGTCGAAGGCGGTGATGGTCGAGATATGCGCGCTTTCGGGGATCTGGCGAAACAGCCCCGTGCCGCGCAGATCGGCGGCGATGACGCGGCTGATGTCGGCGGCGGCATCGGCGGCCCCGCCATTGCGCGCGATGAAGGTCGGGAGAGCGAAGGGCAAGGGTTCGATCACGCCCTCGGTGATCTCGAGCCGGAGGGGGCCTGCCTGCGCGCGGGCACGGGCGGGCAGAAGCGGGGTCGCGGCGAGCGCGGAACCGGTGAGAAGGAGCGAACGACGGGTCAACATGGCAACATCTCCTGCCGCGTGGGGCGGCCTTGGGACGGAAGGATAAGGGCAAAGCGGGATCGGGTCACGGTCCGGGGGGCCATGATGGACCAAACGTGATCCGGGGCGGGCCGGGATGGCCGGAGGGGGGCGCGCAGGATCATCTGAGCCGCATCCCTTCGGGGTTGAAGACAAGCTCCACCTGCCGCCAGTGGTCATAGCTTTCGGCAGGCAGGCCATAGCCGTTCGCACCGCAGCGCAGGATGGCGCGGCGCGCGGCCTCGTAGGCCTGCTGGGCGGCGGCGGCACTTCCCCCTTCGGAGGAGACAAGGCGCAGCGTGCCATCGACCGGGCGGGCATCGGGCGTCATGTCGAAGCCGACGACAACGGTCGTGCCCTGCGCCTCGGTCGAGAGCGAGCCGATGTTCCAGCAGGCCGAGACCGCCACGCGGAACCCGTCGCGCGCGCCAGCACTGAGGGGCGGGCCGGAGGGCTGGGCGGGCGTGCTGACCGCATCGGCCACGGCGGAGGCGATGGCGGAGGCGAGCGGATCGGCCTGCGGTTCCGGCTCGGGTTCGGGGGTGGGGTCGGGTTCTGGCGCGGGGGCTGCGGCCTGTTGCGGTTCGGGGCGCGCGGGGCGCGCGGGCGGCCGGATCGAGGCGGTGGGGCCAAGGGGGCCGCCGGAGGGCGTTTCGGCCTCGGTCACGATTTCGGTCGTGGCTTCCTCGGGCGCGGCTTCGGGCTGGGCCTCGGTCACGGTTTCGGTCGGCGCAGGCTCGCTGGCCTCGGGCGTCGCTTCGGGGGCTACGGCGACATCTTCTTCGGGCGCGGGCGAGGGCAAGGGGGCGACACGGTCGGCGGCGCGGGGTGTCGGCCTGCCATCGGGCGGCAGATCGGGCGCACCCGACAGGGGCGCGGGCGGCGCGATCGTATCGGTCACCTCGCCCGGCGGGGTCGGTTCGGGCTGGGGGTCTGGTTCGGGCGGCCGCGCCTCGACCACAGGTTCGGGGTCGGGTTCGGTGGGCGGCGTGGGGCGCGGGGGCGGCGGCGTGGTCTGGACGGCCACGGGCGTCGGTTCGACGGCTTCGGTCAGCGCCTCGAATTCGGCGGTGGACAGGATGGTGACACCGGTGATCTCGAAGGGGACCGGATCGCTTTCGCGGAACAGCGAATCGCCGAAGGCGACCCACAGAAGGATCGCCGCGTGGATCGCTGTCGAAGCGTAAAGGGACCGGCGCATTCCGATTGCCCCCTGTCTACTGTCCCGTGCCGTCGAGACGCGGACCACCCGCATCGGTCACCAGCCCGATCTCGCGGAAGCCGCCGGCATTGAGCGCGCCCATGACGCGCATCACGTCCTCATACGGGATGGTGCCGTCGGCGCGCAGGAAGACGCGGGTCGACTCGCGCTCGGCGGCGATGGCCTGAAGGCGCGGGATCAGGTCGCCCATGGGCACGGCGGTGGTCTGGATCATCACCTCGCCCTCGGGGGTGAGGGTGATGGTCAGCGGTTCCTCTTCCTCGGAGGGGAGCGCCTCGGCCGAGGTGTCGGGCAGGTCGATGGGCACGCCCACGGTCATCAGGGGGGCTGCGACCATGAAGATGATCAAAAGGCACAGCATGACGTCCACGAAGGGCGTCACGTTGATTTCCGACATGGGGCGCAGGTTGGCGCGGCGGCCCCTGCCCCGGCGGCGCGATCCGCTGTTGGTGGCGAGCGAGACCCCCATCAGTCGAGCTGCCGCGACAGGAGGGTGGAAAACTCATCCGCGAAACCTTCGAGGCCCGTCACGAGGCTGTCGGCATCGGCGCTGAGCTTGTTGTAGAGGATCACGGCGGGAATGGCGGCCAGAAGGCCGAGACCCGTGGCCAGAAGCGCCTCGGCGATCCCCGGTGCCACGACGGCGAGCGAGGTGTTGCCCGAGATGGCGATTTCCTGGAACGAGCGCATGATGCCCCAGACGGTGCCGAAGAGACCCACGAAGGGTGCCGCCGAGCCTGTCGTGGCCAGGAAGTTGAGGCCATGGGTCCAGCGTTCGCTTTCGCGGGCGATGGCCACGTCCATGGAGCGGTCGACGCGCTGCTGCACGCCGGGGATCAGCCCGCCATCGTCGCGCAAGGAGCGCCGCCATTCGGTCATGCCCGCGACGAAGACGCGTTCATAGGCGCTGGAGGGGTTTTCGGCCATCTGGTCGTAAAGCTCGTCCAGCGGTTCGCCCGACCAGAAGGCGGCATCGAAGGCGGTCGCGTTGGCGCGCGCGCGGCGATACATCCTGGCCTTGGTGAAGGTGACGGCCCAGACCCAGATCGAGGCGGCGATCAGGCCGAGCATCACGAGCTGCACGATGAAGGTCGCGCGGAAGAAGAGCGCAATCAGCGTATAATCCGCCTCTTGCGCCAGAGCGAGCGTTTGGGTTTCCATGTCTGTGTCGGGTTCCTTTGCCCCAGCCTCAAGCGGTCACGGGCGCTTTGCACGCCTCATTTGCGACGCAATTTAACAGGTTGTCAGGGGGAATGCGAACACTTCCGCGTCAGTGGCCTGCTTCCGCCGCAAGGGAGGCCACGCGTGCGCGGATATCTGCCGGAAGACGGCCGGGGCGGCCGGTTTCGGTCAGGATCACGAGGGTGACATCGGCGCGGAAGAGGAGGGTGTCGTCGCGCCAGATCTCTTGCGCCATGGTGAAGCTTGCGCCCTTGAGCGCGGTCAGGGTCGTGCGCACCTCGATCACATCGTCGAAACGGGCGGGGCTGAGGTAATCGGCCTCAACCCTGCGGACGGCAAAGACGAGGCCCGCGGATTTGAGCGCTGTCTGGTCGATGCCCGCGGCGCGGACCATTTCGGAGCGGGCGCGTTCGATGAAGCGCAGGTAATTGGCGTAATAGACGATGCCCGCGAGGTCGGTGTCCTCGTAATAGACGCGGATTTGCAAGCTGTGGGTCATTGCGGCCTCGGCAGGCGGGCGGCCAGACGCAGCGCATGGGCGGGATCGGTGGCCTGCGCGGGCAGGACGGGATCGTAGGCGGCGCGGATCAGGTCGGCGATGGCGGGTTTGAGGATGGCGGGGCCACCCGGCTGGAGAATAGCAAGGGGCGAGGTCCCGAGAAAGGCCGTGTCGGACCACAGGAGGATCGTCTGCACGATCTGGCTGAGCGCGATGGTTTCGGCGGGCGCTTGCGACAGGGCGTCATCCATGCGGAGGAAGACGAAGGCCGCCTTGATCGCGCCGGTCTGGTCGAAGCGGAAGGCGCGGTATTGGTTGGCATCGGCCTGTTGCAGGCGGGCGACGAGGGGCGCGAGGTCGGGGATCAGGCGGTCGAGATTGGGGGTTTCGGTCAGCTCGTCCCAATCGCGGAGGAAGAAGACCATGAGGTTCGCGCCAAGCTCGGGGTCGGTTTCGGCCATCTTGTGACCGGCCAGCGCCACCACGGCCTCGATCGCGCCCTTGAGGATGGAGACGGTGCCATCCTCCACCCCGAAGACGACGGGGACGATGGGCCGGCCCCAGCGGGCAAAGAGATACTGGCCATCGGCGCGGGTGAAGAGCGCGGTGATGGCCTCGGGCGTCAGGGGGGCAAGGGAGGTGTCGGTCATGGGATCGTTTCTGGTCATTGCGGGCGATGGGCGGCGATGGCCGCGCGCAGGGTCGGGTCGGTTGCGGCAGGGCCGAAGAGGCGCGCGCCGCCGTCGCGGCTGAGAAAGGCGGCCGCCGGTGCCCCGTCGCTGATGCGCAAGGCCCAAAGGCCGCGTTCAAGGTTGCAGCGATGCGGGAAACAGCCCTGCCCGATCACCCAGTCACCCGAACGTGTCACGGTATTGGCGACACTGACGGCGGTCGAGAGTGTCTGGATCTGGTCGGGGGAGAGGATCGCGGCGAAACGGGCGCGCTCGCCCGCATCCTCGAAGATGCGGGAGGGATGCGTGCCGATCCAGCGGGTGACATCGGGCCCCGGTCCGGCGGGGACCTGCGCGGCGGGTTGCCGGGTGAGGCTGCTGGTCAGGGTCTGCCCATCCCAGGTGAAGGTTTCGCGCGCGACATTCAGGTCGCGGTGCGGCAGGTCGAGCGCGATCCGCCCCGGTTCGACGCGCAGGTCGAGAAGCGGCCAGACACAGCCGCCGATGGGAGGGCTGCGGCGCAGGCCCGTGGCCGAGACCTGCAGCACGATGAAGGGCGGGTCGCAGGCATTGCCGCCCGGAAAATGGGTGAGGATGACCCAATCGAAGCTTTCCTCGGCCCGGCCCCATGCGCCGAGGATCGACAGGAACCCGTCCATCAGCCCCGGCACGATCTGGCCGTTCCAGTAAAGCCGTTCCTGCGCAAAGCCGCCGCGCACCTCGATCACGCCATGGCGGGTGGTCAGCGCGGGGTGATCGCCGATTGCCACCTCGGCCCGGGCGGGGGGCGCGGCAAGGAAGGCGGGCAGCAGAAGCGCGAGGCAGGAGAGGAGGAGGCGACGCATGGGCGAGCCCTCAGGACGGATCGGCCTGTCCAGCCAAGGGCGGACGGGGAAGGGGCGGATGGTCGGGGCCGCGCCGGGTGGCGGCGATGCGGGGGGCGGTGCGGGTAAGACGCCCGTCGCCCTCGACCAA contains:
- the tilS gene encoding tRNA lysidine(34) synthetase TilS, coding for MTPDIQDSLEARFAASMGALLGPDFPPHLALAVSGGGDSMAMLALAHGWARVMGIGLHVVTIDHGLRAASAAEAAMVAAECAALGHPHATLRWHWDGTGNLQDAARSARLRLIEDWRGGIEHVLFAHTLDDQAETLLMRLVRGSGVEGLSSMAPLRRPQGMGFWQVRPLLDISRADLRHYARTLRLPFVDDPSNDDPRFDRVRARRALAALADLGLTAQGLAESAKRMDRAREALALRAAAVARTLVLQDDPVTGQLVFDRDRLAAVERDTQLRCLAAALQWVGGAPYRPRAAALDGLLDRILGGAGGTLIGTQVAVGPASLRLFREHAAVRDHVTPTGPDDLWDGRWRLHGPAVAGLAIRALGPSGWAQLPEKPDNAPPFEAALGLPAVFDGDTLIACAPLGFGPAHDCTLLRPAASFVAFLQLR
- the ybgF gene encoding tol-pal system protein YbgF — translated: MRRALALGPVLALCLGLAAPPAWAQDRAQTLADIRQELSVLFVEIQRLRGELNTTGGATAPSGGGTLLSRVDAIEAELRRLTSLTEDLQIRVDRIVTDGTNRVGDLEFRLCELETDCDISSLGDTPRLGGGTADAAPAAPITPSQPTGGANLAVAERGDYERALAAYESGDYAAAAQLFEAFTQTYPGGPLSAEAHFLRGRAEAEQGSWSRAARAYLDAFTANPEGPRAPASLVNLGISLGELGQTDEACLTLGEVGLRYPGDPAIPEAEAARLRLGCS
- the pal gene encoding peptidoglycan-associated lipoprotein Pal codes for the protein MTFSLRSAALLLIVALSVSACARGGLNDGAGGFNGQGGAGTASDPTSIAFFNQSVGDRVLFAVDQSTLSIEAQSILSAQAQWLLANTEYRALIEGHADEQGTREYNLALGARRASAVRDYLVSQGVPDSRLSTVSYGKERPIEICSNESCYQQNRRAVTVLSAGAGV
- the tolB gene encoding Tol-Pal system beta propeller repeat protein TolB; the protein is MLTRRSLLLTGSALAATPLLPARARAQAGPLRLEITEGVIEPLPFALPTFIARNGGAADAAADISRVIAADLRGTGLFRQIPESAHISTITAFDAPILYPDWQAINAQALIVGEVEEQGGRLIVRFRLFDVFSQQPLGEGLQFVGSRDGWRRMAHNVADQVYERITGETGYFDTRVVFVHEEGPKNARLKRIALMDYDGANVQFLTDSRNLVLAPRFSPNGDRIIYTSYESGQPRVYLMDVANLQPRPLEAVSAGNMTFSPRFTPDGGSVVFSMEQGGNSDIYRVAVGGGARTQLTNAPSIETAPSFSPDGSRMVFESDRTGGQQIYVMPAAGGEPARISRGTGRYGTPVWSPRGDYIAFTKQEAGRFHIGVMRTDGSEERLLTASFLDEGPTWAPNGRVLMFTRETAGTDGAPAVYSVDISGRNLQRVATPGMASDPSWSPRLP
- the tolR gene encoding protein TolR — its product is MGVSLATNSGSRRRGRGRRANLRPMSEINVTPFVDVMLCLLIIFMVAAPLMTVGVPIDLPDTSAEALPSEEEEPLTITLTPEGEVMIQTTAVPMGDLIPRLQAIAAERESTRVFLRADGTIPYEDVMRVMGALNAGGFREIGLVTDAGGPRLDGTGQ
- the tolQ gene encoding protein TolQ, translated to METQTLALAQEADYTLIALFFRATFIVQLVMLGLIAASIWVWAVTFTKARMYRRARANATAFDAAFWSGEPLDELYDQMAENPSSAYERVFVAGMTEWRRSLRDDGGLIPGVQQRVDRSMDVAIARESERWTHGLNFLATTGSAAPFVGLFGTVWGIMRSFQEIAISGNTSLAVVAPGIAEALLATGLGLLAAIPAVILYNKLSADADSLVTGLEGFADEFSTLLSRQLD
- the ybgC gene encoding tol-pal system-associated acyl-CoA thioesterase, which encodes MTHSLQIRVYYEDTDLAGIVYYANYLRFIERARSEMVRAAGIDQTALKSAGLVFAVRRVEADYLSPARFDDVIEVRTTLTALKGASFTMAQEIWRDDTLLFRADVTLVILTETGRPGRLPADIRARVASLAAEAGH